The following are encoded together in the Montipora foliosa isolate CH-2021 chromosome 12, ASM3666993v2, whole genome shotgun sequence genome:
- the LOC137979620 gene encoding adenosine receptor A2b-like — MSMNANLTEIVGKKTYLEYVCSKRFTGGIDHHLIFLSTFVVFLSMFTSLGNALILVALRKESTLGSPSKLLLRSLATSDFCVGILSDPLYAINLASEINEDWRVCYYAFSLTALIYSALCTVSLLTTCAISVDRLLALSLGIRYRETVTLKRVYGIVITFWILAIAVSAVYLKSPKIATRFIQTVFFSCLSASVFSHTMIFFNLRQHRTRVQDRRSLEDPPIACSSLRSEVNIAKHKKAVSSVLWVQLALLTCYLPYSVIVTLPNIRGELSQTLVLSQQYAAVFVLVNSSLNPLLYCWKILEVRQAVVATLKKWHCSSTD; from the coding sequence ATGTCAATGAACGCAAACCTTACAGAAATTGTTGGGAAGAAGACATACCTAGAGTACGTCTGCTCAAAAAGGTTCACCGGAGGAATCGACCACCACCTGATATTTCTCTcaacttttgttgtttttctgtcCATGTTTACATCCTTGGGAAACGCGTTAATACTAGTTGCCCTCCGTAAAGAGTCTACACTTGGTTCACCGTCCAAACTGTTGCTTCGCAGCTTAGCGACAAGTGATTTCTGTGTCGGTATACTTAGCGATCCCTTATATGCTATCAATTTGGCGTCTGAAATAAATGAGGACTGGAGAGTTTGCTACTACGCGTTTTCCCTTACTGCTCTAATATATTCTGCCTTGTGTACAGTGTCGTTGTTGACCACTTGTGCTATAAGCGTGGACAGACTTTTGGCTTTGTCATTGGGAATTAGGTACAGGGAAACCGTAACTTTGAAACGTGTGTACGGAATAGTTATAACGTTTTGGATTTTGGCTATTGCTGTCTCTGCTGTCTACTTAAAGAGTCCTAAGATTGCCACAAGGTTTATACAAACAGtctttttcagttgtctttcaGCCTCCGTGTTTTCACACACAATGATTTTCTTTAATCTTCGTCAACATCGCACTCGCGTTCAAGACAGGCGCTCTCTGGAAGATCCACCAATAGCATGTAGTAGTCTGCGAAGTGAAGTGAACATAGCAAAACATAAAAAGGCGGTATCCAGTGTGTTATGGGTTCAGCTTGCGTTGCTAACTTGTTATCTCCCTTACAGTGTGATCGTAACATTGCCTAACATCAGAGGCGAACTGTCCCAAACTCTTGTTTTAAGCCAACAATATGCAGCGGTTTTCGTGTTAGTAAACTCTTCATTGAACCCACTTCTCTACTGTTGGAAGATTTTAGAAGTAAGACAAGCTGTCGTGGCAACATTGAAGAAATGGCACTGTTCATCGACTGATTGA
- the LOC137980999 gene encoding adenosine receptor A3-like produces MSMNANLTEIVGKKTYLEYVCSERFTVGIDHHLIFLSTFVVFLSMFTSLGNALILVALRKESTLGSPSKLLLRTLATLDFCVGMPGDPLYAIFLVSAINEHWRVCYYAFSLTVLINSALCTVSLLTTCAISVDRLLALSLGIRYRETVTVKRVYRIVITFWVLSIAVSAVYLKSPKIATRFIQTVFFSCLSASMFSHTMIFFNLRQHRTRVQDRRSHEDPPIACSRLRSEVSIAKHKKAVSSVLWVQLALLICYLPYSVIITLRNIKGELSQTLLLSEQYAIVFALVNSSLNPLLYCWKIIEVRQAVLATLKKWHCSSTD; encoded by the coding sequence ATGTCAATGAACGCAAACCTTACAGAAATTGTTGGGAAGAAGACATACCTAGAGTACGTCTGCTCAGAAAGGTTCACCGTAGGAATCGACCACCACCTGATATTTCTCTcaacttttgttgtttttctgtcCATGTTTACATCCTTGGGAAACGCGTTAATACTAGTTGCCCTCCGTAAAGAGTCTACACTTGGTTCACCGTCCAAACTGTTGCTTCGCACCTTGGCCACCTTGGATTTCTGTGTCGGTATGCCTGGCGATCCCTTATATGCTATCTTTTTGGTGTCTGCAATAAATGAACACTGGAGAGTTTGCTACTACGCATTTTCCCTTACTGTTCTAATAAATTCTGCCTTGTGTACAGTGTCGTTGTTGACCACTTGTGCTATAAGCGTGGACAGACTTTTGGCTTTGTCATTGGGAATTAGGTACAGGGAAACCGTAACTGTGAAACGTGTGTACAGAATAGTTATAACGTTTTGGGTTTTGTCTATTGCTGTCTCTGCTGTCTACTTAAAGAGTCCTAAGATTGCCACAAGGTTTATACAAACAGtctttttcagttgtctttcaGCCTCCATGTTTTCACACACAATGATTTTCTTTAATCTCCGTCAACATCGCACGCGAGTTCAAGACAGGCGCTCTCATGAAGATCCACCAATAGCATGTAGTCGTCTGCGAAGTGAAGTGAGCATAGCAAAACATAAAAAGGCGGTATCCAGTGTGTTATGGGTTCAGCTTGCGTTGCTAATTTGTTATCTCCCTTACAGTGTGATCATAACATTGCGTAACATCAAAGGCGAACTGTCCCAAACTCTTCTTTTAAGCGAACAATATGCGATTGTTTTCGCGTTAGTAAACTCTTCATTGAACCCACTTCTTTACTGTTGGAAGATTATAGAAGTAAGACAAGCTGTACTGGCAACATTGAAAAAATGGCACTGTTCATCGACTGATTGA